The Helicobacter pylori genome contains a region encoding:
- the rplC gene encoding 50S ribosomal protein L3, with the protein MEFLVQKIGMSRTIDANSTPVTLLKVLQAKVCQLENGKALVAYAMHKKHNKAIEGQQKKYQLSKEFNHFATLKASQQQELGDLDLSALETLKRVKASFKTKGRGFAGVMKRWNFQGGPAAHGSRFHRRPGSIGNREWPGRVQKGRKMAGHYGNELVTCQNEVLSFDKESMVLVLKGSVAGFSGAYGRIRAV; encoded by the coding sequence ATGGAATTTTTAGTTCAAAAGATAGGCATGAGCCGCACGATTGATGCTAACAGCACGCCTGTAACCTTGCTTAAAGTCTTGCAAGCGAAAGTGTGCCAGCTAGAAAACGGGAAAGCTTTAGTGGCCTATGCGATGCATAAAAAACACAATAAGGCGATTGAAGGCCAGCAAAAGAAATACCAACTCAGCAAAGAGTTCAACCATTTCGCTACCTTAAAAGCTTCCCAACAACAAGAGTTGGGCGATTTGGATTTGAGTGCTTTAGAAACGCTTAAAAGGGTTAAAGCGAGCTTTAAAACGAAGGGGAGAGGCTTTGCGGGGGTGATGAAGCGTTGGAATTTCCAAGGCGGGCCTGCAGCGCATGGGAGCCGATTCCATCGCCGCCCTGGTTCTATTGGTAACAGAGAATGGCCAGGAAGAGTGCAAAAGGGTAGGAAAATGGCAGGGCATTATGGCAATGAGCTAGTTACTTGCCAAAACGAGGTGCTCTCTTTTGATAAAGAAAGTATGGTGTTAGTGCTAAAGGGTTCAGTGGCCGGCTTTTCTGGGGCTTATGGACGCATTAGAGCGGTATAA
- the rplD gene encoding 50S ribosomal protein L4: MSKAIVLDSHLKEKGSVELPKRYESINSHNLYLYVKHYLSSARANTAKSKNRAEVSGGGRKPWAQKGGGRARAGSITSPVFVGGGVSHGATNERNYNLKINKKQKRLALEYALEEKAQANKLFVVEKIAIKGVVEDNKRKHLTKEANQMFQALEQRDTLFVCMNMDEYTELAFSNLKKCLIVDVSELNAYLLAAFSSVVMEEAAFQHVVQDKTEE, encoded by the coding sequence ATGAGTAAGGCCATCGTTTTAGACAGCCATTTGAAAGAAAAGGGTAGCGTGGAGTTACCTAAAAGATATGAGAGTATCAACAGCCATAACCTCTATCTTTACGTGAAACATTATTTATCTTCTGCGCGCGCTAATACCGCTAAAAGTAAAAACCGCGCTGAAGTGAGCGGGGGCGGTAGGAAGCCTTGGGCGCAAAAAGGGGGCGGAAGAGCCAGAGCAGGGAGCATCACTTCGCCTGTGTTTGTGGGTGGAGGTGTCTCTCATGGGGCTACGAATGAGCGCAATTACAACCTTAAAATCAACAAAAAACAAAAACGCTTGGCTTTAGAATACGCTTTAGAAGAAAAAGCGCAAGCGAATAAGCTTTTTGTGGTGGAAAAAATCGCTATAAAAGGCGTGGTTGAAGACAACAAAAGAAAGCATTTGACTAAAGAAGCCAATCAAATGTTCCAGGCTTTGGAGCAACGAGACACTTTGTTTGTGTGCATGAACATGGACGAATACACCGAGTTAGCCTTTAGCAACCTTAAAAAATGCCTTATTGTTGATGTGAGCGAGTTAAACGCTTATCTTTTAGCGGCGTTTAGCTCTGTGGTGATGGAAGAAGCAGCGTTTCAGCATGTGGTGCAAGATAAGACAGAGGAGTAA
- a CDS encoding 50S ribosomal protein L23, protein MADIMDIKSILYTEKSLGLQEKGVLVVQTAQHVTKNQLKEVFKTYFGFEPLKINSLKQEGKVKRFRGKLGQRKSFKKFYVKVPEGASIAALGA, encoded by the coding sequence ATGGCAGACATCATGGATATAAAGTCAATTCTTTACACTGAAAAGTCATTAGGATTGCAAGAAAAAGGTGTTTTAGTGGTTCAAACGGCTCAACATGTAACTAAAAACCAGCTCAAAGAAGTGTTTAAAACTTACTTTGGCTTTGAGCCTTTGAAAATCAATTCTTTGAAACAAGAAGGTAAGGTGAAACGCTTTAGAGGAAAGCTTGGACAAAGAAAGTCGTTTAAGAAATTTTATGTGAAAGTTCCAGAGGGCGCTAGCATTGCCGCCCTTGGCGCGTAG
- the crdB gene encoding copper resistance outer membrane protein CrdB has product MLSLMSAFYKRGVSIRLLSAFLLLFSLGFAKDLEIQSFVAKYLSKNQKIQALQEQIDALSSQEKAVSKWDNPILYLGYNNANVSDFFRLDSTLMQNMSVGLSQKVDLNGKKLTQSKMINLEKQKKILELKKTKQQLVINLMISGIENYKNQQEIELLNTAIKNLENTLYQANHSSSPNLIAIAKLEILKSQLEIKKNNLEEALSSSHYSMGELTFKENELLSIAPKNFEFNKEQELHNISATNYDIAIARIDEEKAQKDITLAKKSFLEDVNVTGVYYFRSKQYYNYDMFSVALSIPLPIYGKQAKLVEQKKKESLAFKSEVENAKNKTRHLALKLLKKLETLQKNLESLNKIIKQNEKIAQIYALDLKSNGDYNAYYNAFNDKITIQITQLETLSALNSAYLSLQNLKGLE; this is encoded by the coding sequence ATGCTATCTTTGATGAGCGCGTTTTATAAAAGGGGCGTTTCAATACGCCTTTTAAGCGCTTTTTTATTGCTTTTTAGTTTGGGTTTTGCTAAAGATTTAGAGATCCAATCTTTTGTGGCTAAATACCTTTCTAAAAATCAAAAAATACAAGCCTTACAAGAGCAAATTGACGCTTTAAGTTCTCAAGAAAAAGCCGTTAGCAAGTGGGATAACCCTATTTTGTATTTAGGCTATAACAACGCTAATGTGAGCGATTTTTTCAGGCTAGATAGCACCTTGATGCAAAACATGAGCGTGGGTTTATCTCAAAAAGTGGATTTAAATGGTAAAAAACTCACGCAGTCTAAAATGATTAATTTAGAAAAACAAAAAAAGATATTAGAGCTTAAAAAAACCAAGCAGCAATTAGTGATTAATTTAATGATAAGCGGCATTGAAAACTATAAAAACCAACAAGAAATAGAGCTTTTAAACACAGCGATTAAAAATTTAGAAAACACCCTCTATCAAGCCAACCATTCCAGTTCGCCCAATTTAATAGCGATCGCCAAGCTAGAAATTTTAAAATCGCAATTAGAAATCAAAAAAAACAATTTAGAAGAAGCGCTTTCTAGCAGCCATTATTCTATGGGTGAATTGACTTTTAAAGAAAACGAGCTTTTAAGCATTGCCCCTAAAAATTTTGAATTTAATAAGGAGCAAGAGTTGCATAACATTAGCGCCACTAATTACGATATTGCGATCGCTAGGATTGATGAAGAAAAAGCGCAAAAAGACATCACTTTGGCTAAAAAAAGCTTTTTAGAAGACGTGAATGTTACCGGGGTGTATTATTTCCGCTCCAAACAATACTATAACTACGACATGTTTAGCGTCGCTTTGTCCATCCCTTTGCCCATTTATGGCAAGCAGGCTAAATTAGTGGAGCAAAAGAAAAAAGAAAGCTTGGCGTTTAAAAGCGAAGTGGAAAACGCCAAAAACAAAACGCGCCACCTGGCCCTAAAACTCCTTAAAAAATTAGAAACCTTGCAAAAAAACCTAGAATCACTCAATAAAATCATCAAGCAGAATGAAAAAATCGCGCAAATTTATGCGCTTGATTTGAAATCTAATGGCGATTACAACGCTTATTACAACGCTTTTAACGACAAAATCACCATTCAAATCACCCAGCTTGAAACCTTGAGCGCTCTAAATAGCGCTTATTTGTCCTTACAAAACCTTAAAGGATTAGAATGA
- the crdA gene encoding copper resistance determinant CrdA — MKKLAALFLISALGVMGLNAWEQTLKANDLEVKIKSVGNPIKGDNTFVLSPTLKGKALEKAIVRVQFMMPEMPGMPAMKEMAQVSEKNGIYEAKTNLSMNGTWQVRVDIKSKEGQVYRAKTSLDL; from the coding sequence ATGAAAAAGTTAGCCGCTTTATTTTTAATAAGTGCATTGGGGGTTATGGGTTTAAACGCATGGGAGCAAACCCTAAAAGCGAATGACTTGGAAGTGAAAATCAAATCCGTGGGTAACCCCATTAAAGGCGATAACACTTTCGTGCTTAGCCCCACTTTAAAAGGTAAGGCTTTAGAAAAAGCTATCGTTAGGGTGCAGTTTATGATGCCTGAAATGCCTGGCATGCCAGCGATGAAAGAAATGGCGCAAGTGAGTGAAAAAAACGGCATTTATGAAGCTAAAACCAATCTTTCTATGAATGGGACATGGCAGGTGAGGGTGGATATTAAATCTAAAGAGGGCCAAGTTTATCGCGCCAAAACAAGCCTGGATTTATAA
- a CDS encoding ATP-binding protein, with protein sequence MPLSCLHPFGPFETPKEPALNNPLLKPPLSDKICLLGPMKSGKTTFALKLAKNFKNPVYLNYNDMRLNKNILSSWLLKWHLEKKMDLLILDNIERLDFSLPKLPKIVLIPNYLSPITVPDFSLCYALGLSFKEYTSFFKPNTPKNTLFNRFLRDGNALDSLFVENEQEKILKKQENIKLIFQAYAPLMAKICAHQSKFVSAFYLYMQLKKELKISKDTLYKLLHALEKQRILFLVPDFESHKTKLYLCDFALPYSLTPSPSLLNIFENMVFLELYKQFPSFKLYSHDNGIFILHKNSTNKLALIAHAFPTPHFLEKQLLWCHEHGFFNIVVVSINAPISATNPPCKHLNFIDFSLDIQSILV encoded by the coding sequence ATGCCCCTTTCTTGCTTGCACCCTTTTGGGCCTTTTGAAACCCCTAAAGAGCCAGCTTTAAACAACCCACTTTTAAAACCGCCTTTAAGCGATAAAATCTGTCTTTTAGGGCCAATGAAATCCGGTAAAACCACTTTCGCCCTTAAACTAGCGAAAAATTTTAAAAACCCTGTGTATCTCAATTACAATGACATGCGTTTGAACAAAAACATTCTAAGCTCGTGGCTTTTAAAATGGCATTTGGAAAAGAAAATGGACTTGCTCATTTTAGACAATATAGAGCGCCTAGATTTCAGCCTGCCCAAGCTTCCTAAAATCGTTCTTATCCCTAATTATTTAAGCCCCATAACAGTGCCCGATTTTAGCTTGTGCTATGCGTTAGGGTTGAGTTTTAAAGAATACACCAGCTTTTTCAAGCCCAACACCCCTAAAAACACCCTGTTTAACCGCTTTTTAAGAGACGGCAACGCTTTAGATTCGCTTTTTGTAGAAAACGAGCAAGAAAAAATCCTAAAAAAACAAGAAAATATCAAACTAATCTTTCAGGCTTACGCCCCCTTAATGGCTAAAATCTGCGCGCATCAGTCTAAATTTGTGAGCGCTTTTTATCTTTATATGCAACTCAAAAAAGAGCTTAAGATCTCTAAAGACACCCTTTATAAATTGTTACATGCGCTAGAAAAACAACGCATCCTTTTTTTAGTCCCTGATTTTGAAAGCCATAAAACCAAATTGTATTTGTGCGATTTTGCCTTGCCTTATAGCCTGACTCCTAGCCCCTCGCTTTTAAATATTTTTGAAAACATGGTTTTTTTAGAGCTTTACAAGCAATTCCCTAGCTTCAAGCTTTACTCCCATGACAACGGGATTTTTATTTTGCATAAAAATTCTACCAACAAGCTCGCCCTCATCGCCCACGCTTTCCCCACGCCCCATTTTTTAGAAAAGCAGCTTTTATGGTGCCATGAGCATGGGTTTTTTAATATCGTGGTGGTTTCTATCAACGCCCCCATTTCAGCAACTAATCCCCCCTGCAAACACCTCAATTTCATTGATTTTTCTTTGGATATTCAATCTATTTTGGTATAA
- the rpsJ gene encoding 30S ribosomal protein S10, with protein sequence MEKIRLKLKAYDHRVLDRSVVAIVEAVKRSGSEIRGPIPLPTKNKRYTVLRSPHVNKDSREQFEIRVYSRLIDIISATPETVDSLMKLDLAPEVDVEVTSMETK encoded by the coding sequence ATGGAAAAAATCAGGTTGAAGCTCAAAGCTTATGACCATAGAGTGTTGGATCGCTCTGTTGTGGCTATCGTGGAGGCCGTAAAGCGTTCAGGTTCTGAAATTAGAGGGCCTATCCCTTTACCGACTAAGAATAAGCGTTACACCGTTTTACGCTCCCCGCATGTCAATAAGGATTCAAGAGAGCAGTTTGAGATTAGGGTTTATAGCCGGTTGATTGATATTATCTCGGCTACCCCAGAAACCGTGGATAGCTTGATGAAGTTGGATTTAGCTCCTGAAGTGGATGTAGAAGTAACTTCTATGGAAACGAAGTAG
- a CDS encoding efflux RND transporter periplasmic adaptor subunit encodes MKRLLLLALFFSLSCANAQEIKETQETKETKEIKSQTRFNISTTKVIEKEFAQSRRYYALLEPNEALIFSQTLRFDGYVEKLYANKTYTPIKKGDRLLSVYSPELVSVQSELLSSLKFNQQVGAIKEKLKLLGLENSSIEKTISSHKVQNAITIYSRFSGVIFKKSPDLNEGSFFKKGQELFQIIDLSQLWALVKVNQEDLEFLKNTHKAILFVEGIKGEQAITLENINPIINAQDKMLEARFNVPNLKLLYYPNMFARVEIFQKPKKMKILPKEAVLIKGGKAIVFKKDDFGLSPLEIKAVRLSDGSYEILEGLEAGEEVANNALFVLDADAQNNGDY; translated from the coding sequence ATGAAACGGCTTTTATTGTTAGCCCTATTTTTTAGCCTCTCATGCGCTAACGCTCAAGAAATTAAAGAAACTCAAGAGACTAAAGAAACTAAAGAAATTAAAAGCCAAACCCGTTTTAATATTTCCACCACTAAGGTTATAGAAAAAGAATTCGCCCAAAGCCGGCGCTATTACGCGCTTTTAGAGCCTAATGAAGCGCTGATTTTTTCTCAAACCCTGCGTTTTGATGGCTATGTGGAAAAGCTTTATGCGAATAAAACCTATACCCCCATTAAAAAGGGCGATAGACTATTGAGCGTGTATTCCCCTGAATTAGTGAGCGTTCAAAGCGAGCTGTTATCATCATTGAAATTCAACCAACAAGTGGGAGCGATTAAAGAAAAATTAAAACTATTAGGGTTAGAAAACTCTAGCATTGAAAAAACCATCAGCTCTCATAAAGTCCAAAATGCAATCACTATTTACTCTCGCTTCAGTGGCGTTATTTTTAAAAAAAGCCCGGATCTCAATGAGGGGAGCTTTTTTAAAAAAGGGCAAGAGTTGTTTCAAATCATAGATTTAAGCCAATTGTGGGCGCTTGTTAAAGTCAATCAAGAGGACTTAGAATTTTTAAAAAACACGCATAAAGCGATCTTGTTCGTAGAAGGGATTAAAGGCGAGCAAGCAATCACGCTTGAAAACATCAACCCCATCATAAATGCGCAAGATAAAATGCTAGAAGCGCGCTTCAATGTGCCTAATCTTAAATTGCTTTATTACCCTAACATGTTCGCTCGAGTAGAAATCTTTCAAAAACCAAAAAAAATGAAGATTTTGCCTAAAGAAGCGGTTTTGATTAAGGGGGGGAAAGCTATCGTGTTTAAAAAAGATGATTTTGGCCTAAGCCCGTTAGAAATTAAAGCCGTTCGCTTGAGCGATGGGAGTTATGAAATTTTAGAGGGTTTAGAAGCGGGCGAAGAAGTCGCTAATAACGCTTTATTCGTGCTAGACGCTGACGCTCAAAACAATGGGGATTATTAA
- the fumC gene encoding class II fumarate hydratase, with protein sequence MQFRIEHDTMGEIQVNDSQYWGAQTQRSLENFKIGTEKMPKELIAAFAKLKRSLAVVNHKLGKLSLEKSQAIIKACDCILKGELCGEFPLAIWQTGSGTQTNMNLNEVIANKATEILGGNFREKKLIHPNDDVNMSQSSNDTFPTAMHIVSVLEITHKLLPSLENLLKTFKDKSQQFKEIVKIGRTHLQDATPLTLGQEFSGYASMLEHSKQQILESLAHLRELAIGGTAVGTGLNAHKELSEKVAEELSQFSGVKFISAPNKFHALTSHDAIAYAHGAFKALAANLMKIANDIRWLASGPRCGLGELNIPENEPGSSIMPGKVNPTQCEAMTMVAVQVMGNDTAIGIAASQGNFELNVFKPVIIYNFLQSLRLLSDSMESFNTHCASGIEPNREKIDYYLHHSLMLVTALNPHVGYENAAKIAKNAHKKGISLKESAVELKLLSAEDFDKFVVPEKMIGPKA encoded by the coding sequence ATGCAATTTAGAATTGAACATGATACGATGGGCGAAATTCAAGTGAATGACAGCCAATACTGGGGGGCTCAAACGCAACGCAGTCTTGAAAACTTTAAAATCGGCACTGAAAAAATGCCTAAAGAACTCATTGCGGCATTTGCCAAACTCAAAAGGAGTCTGGCGGTTGTCAATCACAAGTTAGGGAAATTAAGCCTAGAAAAATCCCAAGCCATTATCAAGGCGTGCGATTGCATTTTAAAAGGCGAGTTGTGCGGCGAGTTTCCCCTAGCGATATGGCAAACAGGGAGCGGGACTCAAACGAACATGAATCTCAATGAAGTCATTGCCAATAAGGCTACAGAAATTTTAGGGGGTAATTTCAGAGAGAAAAAACTCATCCACCCTAACGATGATGTGAATATGTCTCAAAGCTCTAACGACACTTTCCCTACCGCAATGCACATTGTGAGCGTGCTAGAAATCACGCATAAGTTACTGCCCAGTTTAGAGAATCTGTTAAAGACCTTTAAAGACAAAAGCCAACAATTTAAAGAGATTGTCAAAATCGGGCGCACGCATTTACAAGACGCTACGCCTTTAACTTTGGGGCAAGAATTTAGCGGGTATGCGAGCATGTTAGAGCATTCTAAACAACAAATTTTAGAGAGTTTGGCGCATTTAAGAGAATTAGCCATAGGCGGGACTGCCGTAGGCACAGGGCTAAACGCTCACAAAGAATTGAGTGAAAAAGTGGCTGAAGAATTGAGCCAGTTTAGCGGCGTGAAATTCATTTCTGCGCCCAATAAATTCCATGCGCTCACTAGCCATGACGCTATCGCTTATGCGCATGGGGCTTTTAAGGCTTTAGCGGCGAATTTAATGAAAATCGCTAACGATATTAGATGGCTTGCGAGCGGGCCGCGCTGTGGTTTGGGCGAGCTTAATATCCCTGAAAACGAGCCGGGCAGCTCTATTATGCCCGGTAAAGTCAATCCCACGCAATGCGAAGCGATGACAATGGTAGCTGTGCAAGTGATGGGGAATGATACCGCTATTGGCATTGCGGCCAGTCAGGGTAATTTTGAGTTGAATGTGTTTAAACCGGTGATTATTTATAATTTCTTGCAAAGTTTAAGGCTGTTGAGCGACAGCATGGAAAGTTTTAATACCCATTGTGCAAGCGGTATTGAGCCTAATAGAGAAAAGATTGATTATTACTTGCACCATTCTTTAATGCTAGTAACCGCCCTAAACCCGCATGTAGGCTATGAAAACGCCGCTAAAATCGCTAAAAACGCCCACAAAAAAGGCATTTCTTTAAAAGAAAGCGCGGTGGAATTGAAACTCTTGAGCGCTGAAGATTTTGACAAATTCGTGGTTCCTGAAAAGATGATCGGGCCTAAGGCTTGA
- a CDS encoding ribonuclease HII, which produces MTLGIDEAGRGCLAGSLFVAGVVCSEKTALEFLEMGLKNSKKLSPKKRFFLEDKIKTHGEVEFWVVKKSANKIDRLGLGACLKLAIQEILENGRSLANKIKIDGNTAFGLNKRYPNIQTIIKGDEKIAQIAMASVLAKAFKDREMRQLHALFKEYSWDKNCGYGTKQHIEAMIKLGATPFHRHSFTLKNRISNPKLLDVEQRLV; this is translated from the coding sequence ATGACTCTAGGCATTGATGAGGCGGGGAGGGGGTGTTTGGCCGGGTCGCTTTTTGTGGCTGGGGTGGTGTGCAGTGAAAAAACAGCCTTAGAGTTTTTAGAAATGGGTCTTAAGAATAGCAAGAAGCTCAGCCCAAAAAAGCGCTTTTTCTTGGAAGACAAAATCAAAACGCATGGCGAGGTGGAGTTTTGGGTGGTTAAAAAAAGCGCGAATAAAATTGATAGATTGGGCTTGGGGGCGTGTTTGAAACTCGCTATTCAAGAAATTTTAGAAAATGGCCGCTCTTTAGCCAATAAAATAAAAATAGACGGCAACACGGCGTTTGGCTTGAATAAACGCTACCCCAATATACAAACCATCATCAAGGGCGATGAAAAGATCGCTCAAATCGCTATGGCGTCTGTTTTAGCGAAAGCCTTTAAGGACAGAGAAATGCGGCAATTGCACGCTTTGTTTAAGGAATACAGCTGGGATAAGAATTGCGGGTATGGGACTAAACAGCATATAGAAGCGATGATTAAGCTAGGGGCTACGCCTTTTCATCGGCATAGCTTCACGCTTAAAAACCGCATCTCCAATCCCAAACTCTTAGATGTGGAACAACGCCTTGTTTAA
- the rplV gene encoding 50S ribosomal protein L22 → MSKALLRFVRLSPTKARLIARQIQGMNAELAIASLEFTPNKAARVLSKVVASAVANGSLDAKSALIVSCRVDAGPVLRRSIPRAKGRATAIRKPTSHVFVEVAEGKEMKSSKSHKKNQAEGK, encoded by the coding sequence ATGAGTAAAGCGTTATTAAGATTTGTGCGGTTATCTCCTACTAAAGCCAGATTGATTGCAAGACAGATTCAAGGCATGAACGCTGAATTAGCGATCGCTAGTTTGGAATTTACGCCCAATAAAGCGGCTAGAGTGCTTTCAAAAGTGGTGGCTTCTGCGGTCGCTAACGGCTCTTTAGACGCCAAGAGCGCTCTGATTGTTTCTTGCAGAGTGGATGCTGGCCCTGTGCTTAGGCGCTCCATTCCAAGGGCTAAAGGCAGAGCCACAGCCATTAGGAAGCCAACATCTCATGTATTCGTAGAAGTAGCAGAAGGGAAAGAAATGAAATCTTCTAAAAGCCATAAAAAAAATCAAGCAGAAGGTAAGTAG
- the rpsS gene encoding 30S ribosomal protein S19 → MSRSIKKGPFIDDHLMKKTLKAKEGKDNRPIKTWSRRSTILPEMIGFTYNVHNGRVFVPVYITENHVGYKLGEFAPTRTFKGHKGSVQKKIGK, encoded by the coding sequence ATGTCTAGGTCAATTAAAAAGGGTCCTTTTATAGACGACCACTTGATGAAAAAAACGCTCAAGGCAAAAGAGGGTAAGGATAACCGCCCGATTAAAACATGGTCTAGAAGAAGCACCATTTTGCCTGAAATGATTGGTTTTACTTATAATGTGCATAACGGCAGGGTTTTTGTCCCTGTGTATATCACAGAAAACCATGTGGGTTATAAGTTAGGGGAATTCGCTCCTACAAGAACTTTTAAAGGGCACAAAGGCAGTGTCCAAAAAAAGATTGGCAAGTAA
- the rplB gene encoding 50S ribosomal protein L2, protein MAIKTYKPYTPSRRFMSVLDSKDITAKSSVKGLLTKLKATAGRNNNGRITSRHKERGAKKLYRIIDFKRNKYNIEGKVAAIEYDPYRNARIALVVYPDGDKRYILQPSGLKVGDSVIAAEGGLDIKVGFAMKLKNIPIGTVVHNIEMHPGAGGQLARSAGMSAQIMGRENKYTILRMPSSEMRYILSECMASVGVVGNEDFINVSIGKAGRNRHRGIRPQTRGSAMNPVDHPHGGGEGKTGTSGHPVSPWGTPAKGYKTRKKKASDKLIISRKKHK, encoded by the coding sequence ATGGCGATTAAAACTTATAAGCCCTACACCCCAAGCAGACGCTTCATGTCGGTGTTGGACTCTAAAGACATTACCGCAAAAAGCAGTGTCAAAGGCTTACTCACTAAGCTTAAAGCAACAGCAGGGAGAAACAATAACGGGCGAATCACTAGCCGCCACAAAGAGAGAGGGGCTAAAAAACTCTATCGCATTATTGATTTCAAGCGCAACAAATACAACATTGAAGGGAAAGTGGCTGCGATTGAGTATGATCCCTACAGAAACGCACGCATCGCTCTTGTGGTCTATCCTGATGGGGACAAACGCTATATCTTACAGCCAAGCGGTTTGAAAGTGGGCGATAGCGTTATCGCTGCTGAAGGCGGTTTGGATATTAAAGTGGGCTTTGCGATGAAGTTAAAAAATATCCCTATAGGGACGGTGGTGCATAACATTGAAATGCATCCGGGGGCTGGCGGGCAATTAGCCAGAAGCGCTGGGATGAGCGCTCAAATCATGGGTAGGGAAAATAAATACACCATTCTTAGGATGCCAAGCTCTGAAATGCGCTACATTTTGAGCGAATGCATGGCGAGTGTTGGCGTGGTAGGGAATGAGGATTTTATCAATGTCTCTATCGGTAAGGCAGGGCGTAACCGCCACAGAGGCATCCGCCCGCAAACTCGTGGGAGCGCGATGAACCCAGTGGATCACCCGCATGGTGGGGGTGAGGGTAAAACAGGGACAAGCGGTCATCCTGTATCGCCTTGGGGCACTCCAGCTAAGGGCTATAAAACTAGAAAGAAAAAAGCTAGCGACAAGCTCATCATTTCCAGAAAGAAACATAAATAA